The Bacillaceae bacterium S4-13-56 sequence AATGGAAGGGTATCCTGCACGAGCTGCAATGTCACATCCCCAAAAATTCACAAAAAGTAACGCATCTAATTGATGCTCATTTATTACCTTGTCAATTCCATCCGTTTGAGAGGCACGTAAGTCATCTAGTCGGTTTTGTAAATATTCCGCATCTGACAATCGACCACTCTTTGTCTCTGACTCAAGTAACAAGGTTTGTCCGTATTTTAAAGCAACTTCCTTATGGGCTTCATTGAACTCTATTAATTCTTTCAAACTATGGATAGGTATAGTTGATGGAAGTTTTCCTAAGTAAGCATTCAAATCTGTCTTAAATTCATGGAGCAATACTTGTATATTTCTCTCTTCGAATGGAAGTTCCACATCATCTACAATGATAGCACCAGCTTCTTTTAATTCTTCCAGAGCCTGTTCGAACAACCCCACTTCTTCTTCGGGCACCTCTGATAAAAATTTCCGTGGCACACCTAATCGTGCCCCTTTTAATGCATCACTTTTCAAATAAACCGTATAGTTCTTTTCCAACCTGCCACGACTAATTGCAGTAGCAGGATCTTTATCATCAATCCCTGTTAACTCTCCCAATATAAGGGCAGCATCAGCTACAGTAGGTGCCATAGGTCCAGCTGTATCCTGACTATGAGCAATTGGAATAATTCCTGTACGGCTCACTAAACCAACTGTAGGTTTAATTCCAACTAACGAATTTCGACTTGCTGGACTTAAAATGGAACCACTTGTCTCTGTTCCAATACTAGCGGCAGCAAACCCAGCCGCAATGGATGCTCCTGGTCCAGAGCTTGATCCACCCACATCAAACGGGCCATATGGGTTTTTCACTTGTCCTCCATGTGAACTGTATCCATTGGTCATTCCCTCGGTCATAAAATTAGCCCATTCAGTCAGATTGGCTTTACCCAATAGGACTGCACCAGCCTCGCGAAGTTGTTTTACTATAAATGCATCCTCATCAGCGTAATGGTTCGCTAAAGCAATTGATCCCGCTGTTGTATGCATTTTGTCACCAGTATTAATATTGTCTTTTAACAAAATCGGAATCCCATGAAGCGGTCCTCTAGGCCCGAGTGTGGCCCTCTCTACATCAAGTGATTCTGCGAGATGTAAGGCATCTGGGTTCACTTCTAGAACAGCATTTATGCTTTCATTGTAAGTGGCAATTCTATCTAAGTAGTATTTCGTTAATTCTAAAGAAGTTGTTTCTCCAGATTTCATAGCTTCTTGCATGGCTTCCATTGTAGGATAAGGAAATGTCATCATTTTGCCCCCATTATTTTATCTTTATTTTATTAGTATAATCGATGAAAACCCAATTAGACTATTGATAATGTTCACACTATAATGAGGAAAAGATAATTTTGACAGGAGAAGAACTATGGATGTATTAACAAAGGAGATTGCCCAGGAAATTGCTCAACGTACAATGAAAATAATTCCATACAATATAAATGTTATGGACGAGTATGGTGTCATTATGGCTTCAGGTGTCAAAGAGAGAATTGGTACGGTTCACGAAGGTGCAAGATTGGTGATAGAGGAAGGTTCTAGAGTTGATATCAAAAAAGAAGATTCGGAATCTATGCTTGGAGTAAAACCCGGGATCAATCTTCCTATTCTTTTTGAACAAAAAATTGTTGGTGTAATTGGTATTTCTGGGGACCCTAAGGAACTGTCCCCATTTGGGGAGCTCGTAAAAATGGGTGCGGAAATGACAATTCAACAAGCTTTTCTTACTGAACAATTGCAATGGGATGAGCGTTTAAAAGAAGAATTAATGAGTCAAATTGTCAATGGAAACCTTGATGAGCTTGCAAGAGAAAGGGCAAAGCGATTAAAAATTGATTTAGAGTCCCCAAGAATAGTAATCATTATAGCTTTTTCCTCAAGTGAATTAGATGAAGAGAGAGTCACAAAACGTCGTAGAGAAGTCTTCCGCGTAATAGGAGAGTTTTTTACAGGGAAAGCAATTTTTGCAAACACAAATCCAAATGAGGTAACTATATTAAGAAAAGCACCGATTCAAAGATCAGTTTTAATGCAAGAGATGATCTCTTTACAGAATACAATATCACGTATAAAAAGTATTTCTTTTAAAGTTTCAATTGGGTCAGAATATCAAG is a genomic window containing:
- a CDS encoding amidase family protein translates to MTFPYPTMEAMQEAMKSGETTSLELTKYYLDRIATYNESINAVLEVNPDALHLAESLDVERATLGPRGPLHGIPILLKDNINTGDKMHTTAGSIALANHYADEDAFIVKQLREAGAVLLGKANLTEWANFMTEGMTNGYSSHGGQVKNPYGPFDVGGSSSGPGASIAAGFAAASIGTETSGSILSPASRNSLVGIKPTVGLVSRTGIIPIAHSQDTAGPMAPTVADAALILGELTGIDDKDPATAISRGRLEKNYTVYLKSDALKGARLGVPRKFLSEVPEEEVGLFEQALEELKEAGAIIVDDVELPFEERNIQVLLHEFKTDLNAYLGKLPSTIPIHSLKELIEFNEAHKEVALKYGQTLLLESETKSGRLSDAEYLQNRLDDLRASQTDGIDKVINEHQLDALLFVNFWGCDIAARAGYPSITVPAGYTLEGLPFGLTFTGLAFSEGRLIELGYSYEQATQHRRLPDLED
- a CDS encoding sugar diacid recognition domain-containing protein; the protein is MDVLTKEIAQEIAQRTMKIIPYNINVMDEYGVIMASGVKERIGTVHEGARLVIEEGSRVDIKKEDSESMLGVKPGINLPILFEQKIVGVIGISGDPKELSPFGELVKMGAEMTIQQAFLTEQLQWDERLKEELMSQIVNGNLDELARERAKRLKIDLESPRIVIIIAFSSSELDEERVTKRRREVFRVIGEFFTGKAIFANTNPNEVTILRKAPIQRSVLMQEMISLQNTISRIKSISFKVSIGSEYQDIVDAPKAYRQAKEAGRVGEIFSPHQNIYFFDEWILPVTLSSIPNHDHGLIQRYERLVDKDKKGELRETLKLYIDENGDVSKIADQLFIHRNTLRYRLEKIHEITGRDPRKLKDLLELYISQLLNQLKR